In the genome of Phragmites australis chromosome 9, lpPhrAust1.1, whole genome shotgun sequence, the window TTCCTCTCTTAGCCTTCCTTTATCTTCTTGGTGTAACTCTCTTGTATAGCTCCCTCGGGCGCTGCTTTCTGTTCTCCTTTTGTTTCCTTTTaggttcttttcttttgttgtcttgttcTTTTGGTTTCCTTAATAAAGTGAGACAGTATGACCCTACCCTACTATTTTTCCCGATCAAAAAACCTTCAAAGTTATTATATCTCTTCTTCAAACTAGCGTACTACCAAAACCTAAATCTAATCTCCTCAAATGCTAAACCTGAAATTGAATAAAACAAGAAGACCATACGGTGAACTTACCTTCCAAGTTGAAGCTGTACAAAATGTAGCACCAATGGGACTTCAAATCCATGGATCAAGAGGGATTCAAGTCGGGGAGGAAGTAAAAGGAGGCTCAGGCTTAGGTAcgggagaaggaagaaagaagaaatgaGTTTAGGAAAGAGAAGGGAGCCATGCCGACTCTATGCAAAGACATATTATGCTGGGCTGTAACGCCAAACAGCTATACCAACAATCCTAGCATGACTAATCTGAGGCCACATCGATTTCCAGCTAAAACATGGCCCACCTTCCAGCCAACGTGAAAGCAGTTGTCACGCCACTACATGACGATGTTATTTATCTATGCCACAACTATTGGTATGATAAAAGGGAGTAATTCTAAGGAAGATTAGTAGAggttaataataaaatattatataaaaaaggGCTAAAAGCTCTACAACTTGGAACACCCAGATACTCAATGAGCTTTTTTTTCCGAGGCAAAGAGAGCTTTATAAATTACTCGGAAACAAAGTTATGTTTCCGAACAATTATTTGATCGACACAAGCTAGAGCTTACAAACGCCACAATGAATGTTTGGTTCGCTTTGCTAGTTGTTGCAACTCATATGCTACACTATTTTGCTCTCTTCTCACATGTTTGATGAGATACCCCGGAAGACTCCGTGCTGCCTCCGAGTCCCGCAACGATGCTCAATGAATATAACCAAACGAGCACACACatcgatgagagagagagagagaggtgtagGATGTGAACTGATGTGTAGTGACATGAAAAACCACTACTAATCTTTTTAAGAATTACTGATCTGGGAAACCACCTGGCAAAACAGGGATTTGCTGTATGAGTAAAGCAGCATGCATAACAGGGAAAGGCTAATAGATCTATGCCTCTGGAGGCACATAAATAACATCATGCCATAAACAGCTGCTCCGATGCCACCAATACCGAACAATCAAGTCAAATGCTTCAATATAAGATCATGGTGAGGTTGGGACGCCAATCTTGCTTGTTGGAAGTACCCAAATTCGCCTATGACGAAATCTCAAGACAAGTAACGCACAACTGACTAATTTCCAGTGTAGTATCTATGTTGATATGTTGGTTGTTTCAAGGTTTGGGAACCAATTCAATCACCATGGCACGAATCTCGTTGTACCCAAAATTTTCAGTGGGTGTCAATCCTCATTCTGCTGAGTTTTCATGGAGCAAAACATACTCTCGGCTGCAGGCAAAACATTGGCATATCAGTTACAAGAATATCTCAAAAAGGTGCACAGAAATAGAAACATCGCAGCTAGCATAGGAAAAAGCTCAGGCAACGACGAGTAAACACAATGAACACCTATTGAGTAGAATTCAACAATTATACATCTTTTAACTTAATCatttagaaaatattaaaatggtTGAACTTGATGTGGAATGACCCATAAAGTAAAAAcatattttcacaaagaagAATTTAGGATTTCTTTGACAAGATTTGTAAAATTGAATTTGCAACCTGCCCATCTAGAAAGAACACAGTGCACGAAACAACTGGCTGACATACTGCagaaaaattcacaaaattaatGGGCATGGTATATACTCCTCCGAGACCATATATAAGTTTTAGCCTTAAAAACACTTCTGAAAACATAAGTCATTCCACACAGGGTACATTTATCTCATTTCCTCCTATTTTTCCCGTATTGTATGAGTTCAGCTCTCATCAAACATACTTAAGAGACAAACCACTAAAGTGTGTGAACAAATGAAGGGTACCATGGTCAATTTTCTTTACTACTTAATTCGTGTACCAAAAGCTAAAACAACTTACATTTGTATCAAAGGGACTATTTCCCTAAGAAGTGTCAGGAATACAAATATACATCATAACGTGAAGATTAAACTGAGTAATTCCCAGTTTCCCTCATTAATACAATAAGGATAAATGCCACTTTCCTGAATTAATACAATGAGGATaaatcaagcaagcaaagatCTATTTAACCAGATAACGGAAGTAGTCATTCTTCAATGGTCAAGATCATACCTACTATTGCCAAACTTAATGGTGTCTTTTTCAAACAGTTCATAATAACGGCGAGGTTCAATACGATTATCCTGCATAAATAAAGCACATTCTGAACGATGAAATTCacataaaagaaaataatttccAAATGTGACCAGTAGAACTAAAAAGAGAAACGCATGTATCACAAGAAAACTTACATTAATGAAGGTACCATTTGTACTATCAAGATCCATCATATATGGCCTATCAAACAAGGCAGCAAGATGAagcattttttaatatatttcaTCGGAAAAGGCATTATTGATATCCAAGAGTATAGTATAAGCAAATAAGCATTGTGAAATATAAAGAAACATGCAGACTAATCAATAAATATAGCTAATTACCTCACTTTCTTTGACATCATGCCATCTGGTTGCTCCTTCTCCACTAgtctgaaaagaaaaggatgaacTTGTCCCAATATGAATTCTCAATAGAGGCATGTAAGTGTGTAGACATACCTATATTGAAGAACTGCGTGTTGCTTGCTGCAAGAGGGATGATCAGTGGGAATGTCTGCAACTTTCCTTTCTCTTCCAAAAAGGTAACAGCTCATCCGATGAACATACAATGGTTCTGTAAAATCAGACATCATAAGAAACATATAAGTGCAAAAAGTGTGAAACATAAGCATAGCATCACCAAGAGAAGCATGTCACTTCATCAGCATTCTACACATCAATTATAAGCTCTAAAATGTATGGCTTTGCAGGTTCCCATAGTTTTCCCACATAAATGTCAATGACCAGCTGATTTCATACTGCTTTGCTTTAGGGACAAAAGACGAGACTTGAACACAAAAAACAGAAAATGACCATACGTCACACAGCAACCAGAAAGCACAGAGGTTCAGATTCAATGGAGCCTTTGGACTGCTTGTTGCCCGCATACCAGAGCTCAAATCCAGTTCAATAACTACATGTAGGTATGTTGGACATTTCCATTAGATTAGCAATGATATCTGTTGTGAAAATGACTTCAGTTCATTCACACAAATTCAAGATCAAACCTAATGAGATATCCATTGTGAACCAAAGCTCAAACTATCGCAAATATTTATTCATTTACAAAGCCAGTAAGTTGTATTTGACTGATACACCTTATGATACTTCAAAGAGCCCTTCTAATATCCCAGGAAGATGAAGATAATTATCTTAATTCAAGGTAAGCTTGTATTGTTGTTACACCCCTGGTTATTGCATGTGCCCTCTATAAATGGTTTATCAAAAACTTTCTGACATTAGGCTAGTGCATAAATGTTTTATTATGTTACATATCTTTTTCGTCACATGCAGTCATTTACCAATTGTAACCTGAATCTACTTTCCTTTGCTTAAAtctgtgaaagaaaaaaaaaatctacaagaTCACAAGTAGCACACTCAAGGAGTACACAGAGTAATGCAACACAAACAAGGAGATAACTGTTGCTTGTGCAGCTGTTGGGTTGCGGCCCAGGACAGTAGTTATATGCCAGTATGCCACCATAGACTTCTAAATGTAAATATATCCATCTTACtccattgaaaaaaaaactattgaacTGATGGACAGCAtgacataaagaaaaaaaattagattcatataCGTAGTaaacaagttgaagaataactACCATTCAGCGGTTCACCACCCTTAAAGACATAGAGTCGCCATCTAATATCTGACTTGCGAGCCTCTGCAGGTTCTGAATATAACAGATTCACACCTGAAGTAGGAACAAAGTGTCATCTCTGTGCACCTATGTTCAtacaaataaaattattattaagATAGAGGGCTTCAGATAAGCACCTGCAACTCTGTTGGTCTCCTCAGCAAGCTTTCCAGACAATTCAAAAGATGGCTTTTGCTGCAaaacaaggaaagaaaaaatGTTTCAAATCACAGTACGCAACAAATGGCAAGATAAAGTAAAAGTTGTGgcaaatatttaatatttaagcAAATAATAAGCATAGCGTAAATGGCGAATGTGCAAAATTCTTCAGATAATTGAATTGCTATTATCTACAATATTCATCATTGACCATccatcaccttttctttttcttcaagagCTTCTGTAGCAGCATTCATTATTGCCAAAGAATCAGGATCTCCACTCCTGATCAAAACAGGAAGACTTCACTTTTATTAAATGCATAAAGGTTAAAGAAGCATATATAAAAGCGAGATCCATGCTTACAGCAATAACACACTATCAACAGGATACTCTGCTATATAAGCGAGTTTGAGACTGCAACATGGACGCTTCAAAAACTGACATGTACAACATTATCTAATGCCAGGATCAAACAAAAGAATTAATCCACCAAGTCCACTTGAGTCTCAAAGGATGAACCTAAGTTgccgataaaaaaaaaaaaagattcatgGCAAATAAGGTGTTAGCGAAATgaagtgttttttcttttcctaaaGAGCCGTAGAAACGGCGGAGCATTGATTGCCCCCATTGTGATTCTGTTTTCTGTTAGCCTTTGCCATTTTCTTTAGAGTGGGAATATGACTGGCTGGCAACAAACAGGTAGCCCTTGATTTTTAGCATAAAAGAATAATAGATGACTAGCTTGTATCATAAAAACATTTGATCATGTACAATTCCAAGTTCAACTTGATAAAAATAAACCAGAATTATCAAAGGAAGATAATTAAATACTACACCCATCTCCTAATATATACAACTCTATTGATAAAacaaaaatttgcagaaaacaaTGCTTCTATTAGAATCTAAGAAGTATAGGAAGTCAAGGTGGTAACGGAACATAGAAGATGTTAATGTATTGAGCACTCACCGGTATGCTTCATCCCCTCTAGAGTTCATATcctgaaataaataaaaataatcttCAGATTGCAATTTACAGGACATGATATAGTACTGAACCTTAAAAATCTATCATAtcattcaaaaataaaaaattaatggtCAATTAATATGATATATAAATTGTCAAGCAAAAATGATTGATATGGATAATGGAACATGTAAGTTCAGTATATGAATGCTTAGTGAGAGTGTGAAGACTACTAATTTCACAAACTCCATTCAATAGTCCATGGCATCGAAAATAATTTTCTCACTTCATACTTATTTTGGTGCAGGCTATCGTACTGCTAGTAAGAGAAATGGCCATACAACAAAGAACACCATGCCCCAGTACATATGGAAAGATCTATCACCAGACACCTCAACACGTGCTGCACTTCTGGATGCCCTTGGTGATGGATGGGATCCATGTCTGCTCCTATGCCTGTGTGGAGAAAGTGATGGACCACGCCTAGATCTTCCTGATCCACCATTGCTCTCCTCCCGATCTGTCATTCTTTCTCTTGTAGAATCCCTTTTGTCACTACGGTCCACCCTTTGCTCCCTtgaagaagcagttttccagtCCTCCCGATCAGACCTTCCACCTCTTGAATCATGCCTATCATCATCCTGACTCGACAACTTCTCCTTTGAAGCACCAGACCTATCATCCCTGCCAGCCCTTCTATCCCTCGAATGATCTCTTCCATCATCACGATCAGATGTCTTATCTTTGGTAGCACCTCTGCCATCCTCCCGCTCCACGTTCCTATCTCTGGATGCATCCCTCCCCTCATCATGCTCTCTGTGCCTCCCTGAGTCCCGCTCTTCCCTATGAGAGGCCTTGCGGCGGTCACCCTCAGTTACCTGCGCCACACCCCTGTCAGCCTTCCTGTCTCTCGAAGCATCCCTCCCCTCATCATGCTCCCTGTGCTTCTCTGAGTCCCTCTCTTCCTTGTGAGAGGCCTTGCCGCAGTCACCCTCGATTACCtgcgccacctccctctccacttTCCTGTTTCTCGAAGCATCCCTCtcctcatcatgctccttgtgcCTCCCTGAGTCCCTCTCCTCCCTGTGAGCAGCCTTGCGGAGGTCACCCTTGGTCACCTGAGTCACCTCCCGCTCCACCTTCCGATCTCTTGAAGCATCCCTCCCCTCATCATGCTCCCTGTGTCTCCCTGTGTCCCGCTCCTCCCTGTGAGAGGCCTTCTGGCGGTCACCCTCTGTCATGTGAGCCACCTCCCTCTCACCCTGGGCTCTCCTCAGCCGCTTGGTGTGTGGTGAGGGCGACCTAGAGCCCTGTCTCCTGGCAGGCGACCGCAACGGCTCCCGCGCATGTTTCGGCGACCTGACCCACTCCTTCGCCTTCTCCCCCGGAGAAGACCTCTCCCTGTGCGGCAGGCTGGCCTTAGCAGGAGATCGCGGCGACCTGACACGCTCTTTCGCCTTCTCCCTCGGAGGCGACCTCTCTCTGTCCCTGTGCGACAGGCTGGCCTTCGCAGGAGACCGTGCCCTAGCAGGCGAACCCTGCCTCCGCGCAGGGGGGCTCCTGCGCGGCGGCGTGCCCCGGGACCCCCGATCCCTGTCCCTGGCAGGGGAGCGCGACCTCCGGGAGTGCTCCTCCCTCCGCCTCTTTACCGCCGAAGCCATTCCTGATCTGGAGAAACACATTCACACCGTCGATTCAGGACGCGGGAAAAGCACTGAGGAGTCGCGAGGGTTTTGGCGCGGCCTCCGTGCGAAATGAGGGAGCAGTGCGGGGGAGCATACCGGAGACGGCGGTGGAATGGGGCTTGCTGCTACCttcccggcggcggcggcggcggcggcccctCCCAGTTTTCTCCGCTGCAATCGCCTCACGAGTCACACGAGTCGAGACGAAATGGGGCGCTTGGATCCAGATGGTTCATTCGGGAGAAAGACTCGAATAGAAAGCTGGTGGACCAACAGAAGAGGCCCAGGAGATACGAATTCGGagctattttatatttttaaaataaaaaattacaaatatatcaaCCTGTTTTGAAAATTGTAAATCTAGACCTGTCGCccggtttaaaaataaaaaaaatgggtttcaatactctcaaaattcaaaatactattaaaataatcatgaaaattcTGAAACAATTCTATGGTACAAAGAATATTATAATCTAGCTCTTAAAAAATCAGTtcaaacaattacttgtgcaatgagaaaaaaaagacaaatttacctctaaaatttattttttttcattgtacGAATCATATTTTTTCAGAACTGAAGAGCTAAATGGTAGCATCATCTACaccatataattttttcaaaaatttttataataattttgatagtgttttgaattttaagagcattagaacataattgttttttcttttaagtATGTCACATGTTGGAAGGGTGGCAAACCACTGTCACCTTTCTAACGGCCAGTTGcgatttataatttttcaaaataggtatatatatttatatttttttatttaaaaatataaaaatagaaaatctaGGAATTCAAAACATGTCGAGACACCTCGACACCCGACCTCGGATCTAAATCCAGGGGGCACGTGCTAGAGGGAGGAGCATATTAGGAAAATAACTAATTAATTGGTTATGCCAATCTTATACTTGGTTTGTAGTTGTACTGTAAAGTTCAGTCCGATCGTACTATGAATCAATCTTTAAGATGATTTGAACAAGAATACCACCAACTCAATATGTGCAACCCACACCAGTCTCCTCCAACCATTTGCTTAAATCCTAATACCATATTGCTAACAAAAATACAATCGAGGCCGGTATAAGAAACTGACCGATCTCATCTATATGCCAAGCAGAGAAATCAATCtcaacatatagtgactttaACTGTCGATACcagtttaagaaaaaaaatcaatctcatctatgtgctgagttcaagaatcaatctcaacacatagtgacttcatagatGAATATCATTATAATATCATATTTAATCGTCATTAAAATGTCTTAAAAAGTGATCATTTAAGGGACAAGATTCAAATAAAACTATATCAGAACTACATAGACTCCAATCCTTCACAATGACTCCACATGCTAAACCGACGTAGAACGATCTATCCTCGATGAATTTTCTAGCATCTTCTCAAATTGAGTATTTATTGATAGCAAGAGAGAGTACATGTCATACACAGCAagttgagagaaaaaaatatacatatgaaggcttgacaatAATATAGCAATATGGCTATTTTGCATAAACCAACATTTATGTAagaacatttgaaaagcaagtagtaattaagtgaatacatcaaataaaaaaccatcttaagattccaaccatctttaTTTAACCAGCCTTTCAACACGTCAACCATAGTTCACatcaccaaggttgaacaacacctcaaccatAATTCCCACCGCTATTAttgaccaaaccaaccaaaccattcagttctaatcatgtgaggtttttcTTGCCACTCGTAACCGTGAGTACGActgattaaccagttttacaCTTGCAAAGGTTATACACTTTAACCACAAATCATGATCAaactcttttgccggtacccgttactaccttacacac includes:
- the LOC133928737 gene encoding FHA domain-containing protein DDL-like, which encodes MASAVKRRREEHSRRSRSPARDRDRGSRGTPPRRSPPARRQGSPARARSPAKASLSHRDRERSPPREKAKERVRSPRSPAKASLPHRERSSPGEKAKEWVRSPKHAREPLRSPARRQGSRSPSPHTKRLRRAQGEREVAHMTEGDRQKASHREERDTGRHREHDEGRDASRDRKVEREVTQVTKGDLRKAAHREERDSGRHKEHDEERDASRNRKVEREVAQVIEGDCGKASHKEERDSEKHREHDEGRDASRDRKADRGVAQVTEGDRRKASHREERDSGRHREHDEGRDASRDRNVEREDGRGATKDKTSDRDDGRDHSRDRRAGRDDRSGASKEKLSSQDDDRHDSRGGRSDREDWKTASSREQRVDRSDKRDSTRERMTDREESNGGSGRSRRGPSLSPHRHRSRHGSHPSPRASRSAARVEDMNSRGDEAYRSGDPDSLAIMNAATEALEEKEKQKPSFELSGKLAEETNRVAGVNLLYSEPAEARKSDIRWRLYVFKGGEPLNEPLYVHRMSCYLFGRERKVADIPTDHPSCSKQHAVLQYRLVEKEQPDGMMSKKVRPYMMDLDSTNGTFINDNRIEPRRYYELFEKDTIKFGNSSREYVLLHENSAE